A genomic window from Vanessa cardui chromosome Z, ilVanCard2.1, whole genome shotgun sequence includes:
- the LOC124542861 gene encoding epidermal growth factor receptor isoform X2 codes for MNVALVVLLLAAAAGAEFQERVCIGTNGRMSVPSNRDTHYRNLRDRFTNCTYVDGNLELTWLQNETMDLSFLQHIREVTGYVLISYVRVAQIILPQLQIIRGRTLFKLKVREEEFAMLVTMSSALTLELPALRDVLRGSVGIYNNYNLCHVKTINWDEIITGINATYVFVYSFNVPERECPPCHPSCEAGCWGDGAHNCQKFSKTNCSPQCAQGRCFGPNPRDCCNTFCAGGCTGPLPSQCLACRNFYDEGTCSQECPPMQKYNPTTYSWEPNPDGKYAYGATCVRNCPEHLLKDNGACVRSCPPNKTAVNGECIPCNVTCPKTCRAEKPIHSGNIDSFKDCTIIDGSIEILEMTFTGFQQINPDYSFGDRYPKMEPNALEVFSTVREVTGYLNVQAHHPNFTNLSYFRNLEVIGGRQVVENLFASLYIVKTSLKSLGLKSLKRVNSGAIAIMENRQLCFAEKIAWNKLVKSKDHKQIIQKNSDIRNCEKANLVCDTECSSDGCWGPGPDQCLYCENYKFGETCIQNCTVLPGLYKAGTKICKQCHSECLDGCTGPTRANCTKCKHVRDGPYCVAVCPASRYATENGTCQPCHQNCFNGCTGANNTVGEGGCNSCKKAIISVEATVESCLKENEPCPDGYYNEWVGNVKPLEGKVKVVCRKCHPLCYKCTGFGIHQQVCQVCNGFKRGDQCEDECPSDHFTDDVNRLCTPCHHECRGCVGPSSTDCIKCQNLKIFLGDSNSKEFNCTDSCPVDIPHKIYFDELLQNPIDEPYCSALANGLPNMATAKISTVIVVILVLALILLVILAIIGYTCRQKAKAKKEAVKMTMVLTGCEDNEPLRPTNVKPNLAKLRIVKEAELRRGGMLGFGAFGKVYKGVWVPEGENVKIPVAIKVLKEGTGANSSKEFLEEAYIMASVEHPNLLQLLAVCMTNQMMLITQLMPLGCLLDYVRTYKEKIGSKAFLNWCTQIARGMAYLEEKRLVHRDLAARNVLVQTPNCVKITDFGLAKLLDINEDEYKAAGGKMPIKWLALECVQHRIFTHKSDVWAFGVTIWEILSYGARPYANISARNVPELIENGLKLPQPSICTLDIYCIMVSCWMLDADSRPTFKQLADTFAEMARDPGRYLVIPGDKFMRLPSYSTQDEKELIRNLSSAMDGPEPLVEADEYLQPKFNTMPGSTTTNTTVTIEAQSSKPCASATWVNNITGQEGAIIDTSNRSEGWDRDLLRYNNSRNPDGTEIRHYYNNGVCASDGTNSRYCSDPMKGRTDCLETKFDSMSKVKEAQVGNLKLNLPLDEDDYLMPSPQHTQNASAYMDLIGEGGEGTEGKDLRYSGFVASKRCIDNPEYLMSEQNIPPQTLGIPTEPVPLESLGTSESSTGETTPRPGTSKYLPQKSVEEESMSDHEYYNDLQRELQPLRRNETTV; via the exons TTTGCATTGGCACCAATGGTCGGATGTCAGTGCCTTCGAATCGCGACACGCATTACAGAAATTTGCGCGATCGCTTCACCAACTGCACGTACGTCGATGGCAATCTAGAACTGACATGGCTTCAGAACGAAACTATGGACTTGTCGTTCTTGCAACACATCAGGGAAGTGACCGGCTACGTACTCATTTCGTACGTCAGAGTAGCACAAATCATTCTTCCGCAACTACAAATCATTCGCGGTCGAACTCTGTTTAAATTGAAAGTCCGAGAAGAAGAATTCGCTATGCTGGTCACAATGTCATCCGCCCTTACACTGGAACTTCCCGCGTTGCGCGATGTCCTGCGGGGTAGTGTAGGcatttataataactataatctGTGCCATGTCAAAACTATTAACTGGGATGAGATAATAACGGGTATAAATGCAACCTACGTATTCGTATATAGCTTTAACGTACCTGAGAGAGAATGTCCGCCGTGTCATCCGAGCTGCGAAGCTGGTTGCTGGGGCGATGGGGCCCATAATTGCCAAAAATTTTCGAAGACTAATTGCAGTCCGCAATGCGCTCAAGGGCGCTGTTTCGGGCCCAACCCTCGGGATTGTTGCAATACATTCTGCGCTGGAGGTTGTACGGGTCCATTGCCGAGTCAGTGTCTCGCCTGTCGTAATTTCTACGACGAAGGGACGTGTTCTCAAGAATGCCCGCCAATGCAAAAATATAACCCCACTACGTATTCCTGGGAGCCAAACCCGGACGGGAAATATGCTTATGGTGCAACATGTGTAAGAAACTGTCCTGAACATCTACTAAAAGACAATGGAGCGTGTGTACGTAGCTGCCCTCCTAATAAGACTGCAGTTAACGGCGAATGTATTCCTTGCAATGTGACTTGCCCGAAGACTTGCCGTGCGGAAAAACCTATTCACTCCGGAAACATTGATAGTTTCAAAGATTGCACAATCATTGATGGTTCTATAGAAATACTAGAGATGACTTTCACTGGATTTCAGCAGATTAATCCAGATTATTCATTCGGAGATCGTTACCCAAAAATGGAACCGAACGCTCTCGAGGTTTTCAGTACAGTCCGAGAAGTAACCGGCTATTTGAATGTCCAAGCTCACCACCCGAATTTCACTAATCTCTCTTACTTTAGAAACTTAGAAGTGATTGGGGGACGACAAGTCGTCGAAAACTTGTTCGCCTCACTTTACATCGTAAAAACATCCTTGAAATCTCTCGGactcaaatctttaaaaagaGTAAACTCTGGCGCAATAGCCATTATGGAAAATAGACAGCTATGTTTTGCCGAAAAAATTGCATGGAATAAGTTAGTTAAGTCAAAAGACCATAAACAGATAATTCAGAAGAATAGCGACATACGGAACTGTG AAAAAGCGAATTTGGTGTGTGACACTGAATGTTCATCAGATGGTTGCTGGGGCCCTGGACCAGACCAATGCCTCTACTGCGAAAACTATAAATTCGGAGAAACATGTATTCAGAATTGCACAGTGCTTCCAgg attgTATAAGGCGGGTACGAAAATATGCAAGCAGTGCCATTCGGAGTGTTTGGATGGATGCACAGGACCGACCAGAGCTAATTGTACTAAATGTAAGCACGTGCGTGATGGTCCATACTGTGTCGCTGTATGTCCAGCTTCTAGATATGCAACAGAGAATGGGACATGTCAACCCTGTCACCAGAACTGTTTCAATGGATGCACGGGAGCTAATAATACTGTAGGCGAGGGAGGTTGCAACTCTTGCAAGAAAGCTATAATCAGTGTCGAAGCAACTGTCGAAAGCTGTCTTAAAGAGAACGAACCCTGCCCTGATGGGTATTACAATGAGTGGGTCGGTAATGTTAAGCCTCTTGAAGGAAAGGTTAAAGTGGTGTGCAGGAAATGCCACCCACTGTGTTACAAATGTACCGGCTTTGGAATACATCAACAAGTGTGTCAAGTTTGCAACGGATTCAAACGAGGTGATCAATGTGAAGATGAGTGTCCCTCGGATCACTTCACTGATGACGTCAATCGTCTTTGTACTCCTTGTCATCATGAATGTAGAGGTTGCGTTGGGCCATCATCAACTGACTGTATCAAATGCCAAAATTTGAAGATATTTCTCGGCGACTCAAATTCTAAGGAATTCAATTGTACTGATAGTTGTCCTGTTGACATACCacataagatttattttgaCGAGCTCCTTCAAAATCCCATAGACGAACCCTATTGTTCAGCATTAGCCAATGGCCTTCCTAATATGGCCACAGCAAAGATATCTACAGTAATTGTGGTGATTCTTGTATTGGCCCTCATATTACTAGTAATTCTTGCTATAATTGGCTATACGTGTAGGCAAAAGGCGAAGGCTAAAAAAGAAGCCGTTAAAATGACCATGGTTCTTACTGGTTGTGAAGATAATGAACCATTAAGACCTACTAATGTCAAACCAAATCTAGCGAAATTAAGAATCGTTAAAGAAGCAGAACTTCGTAGGGGAGGAATGTTAGGTTTCGGCGCATTCGGTAAGGTGTATAAAGGAGTTTGGGTTCCCGAAGGAGAAAATGTTAAAATACCAGTCGCTATCAAAGTTTTAAAAGAAGGTACAGGAGCAAACTCAAGTAAGGAATTTTTGGAAGAAGCCTATATAATGGCTAGTGTCGAACATCCAAACTTACTTCAATTGCTGGCTGTATGCATGACCAATCAGATGATGCTGATTACGCAACTGATGCCTCTTGGTTGTTTACTAGACTATGTCAGGacgtataaagaaaaaataggatctaaagcatttttaaattggTGTACTCAAATAGCTCGTGGTATGGCTTATTTAGAAGAAAAAAGGTTAGTTCATAGAGACTTAGCGGCTAGAAATGTCTTAGTACAAACACCGAATTGTGTAAAAATAACTGATTTCGGACTGGCAAAGTTACTAGATATCAATGAAGATGAGTACAAAGCGGCCGGAGGTAAAATGCCTATAAAATGGCTGGCGTTAGAATGCGTCCAGCATAGAATTTTTACACATAAAAGTGACGTGTGGGCTTTTGGTGTAACTATTTGGGAAATCTTAAGTTATGGAGCAAGACCTTACGCTAACATATCAGCTAGAAATGTTCCAGAGTTGATAGAAAATGGCTTGAAATTACCACAGCCCAGTATTTGCACTTTGGACATATACTGTATTATGGTGTCTTGTTGGATGCTCGATGCAGACAGTCGACCAACATTTAAACAACTTGCCGATACATTTGCTGAAATGGCACGCGATCCTGGTCGCTACCTGGTCATTCCTGGAGACAAATTTATGCGACTCCCATCTTATTCAACTCAG GATGAAAAGGAACTGATTAGAAACCTCTCTTCGGCCATGGACGGTCCAGAACCGTTAGTAGAAGCAGATGAGTATTTGCAACCAAAGTTCAATACTATGCCCGGATCGACGACTACAAACACGACAGTCACAATCGAAGCGCAATCGAGCAAGCCGTGTGCATCCGCCACCTGGGTTAACAATATAACCGGCCAAGAGGGTGCCATCATTGACACTTCCAATAGATCGGAAGGTTGGGATCGAGACTTACTGCGGTACAATAATTCCCGGAATCCTGATGGAACCGAAATacgacattattataataatggagTGTGTGCTTCTGATGGCACGAATTCCAGGTATTGTAGCGACCCTATGAAAGGAAGAACAGACTGCTTGGAAACGAAGTTCGACAGCATGTCAAAGGTCAAAGAAGCACAAGTTGGAAATCTAAAACTAAACTTGCCTTTGGACGAGGACGACTATCTGATGCCTTCACCGCAACACACCCAGAACGCGTCGGCTTATATGGATCTGATTGGAGAAGGTGGCGAGGGTACGGAGGGAAAGGACTTACGTTACAGTGGTTTCGTCGCATCTAAAAGGTGCATAGATAACCCAGAATATCTCATGTCCGAGCAAAATATACCTCCACAGACATTAGGAATCCCGACCGAGCCGGTACCGCTCGAATCTCTAGGCACCAGCGAGAGCAGTACGGGTGAAACCACGCCGAGACCGGGTACCAGCAAGTACCTACCACAGAAGTCGGTAGAAGAGGAATCCATGTCCGACCACGAGTACTATAACGACTTGCAGCGCGAGCTGCAGCCGCTGAGGCGGAACGAGACTACGGTGTAA
- the LOC124542861 gene encoding epidermal growth factor receptor isoform X1: MLAARALLWCLCAVGALAPLSGVSAARARRLHHVVPARHKHSEFVKGKICIGTNGRMSVPSNRDTHYRNLRDRFTNCTYVDGNLELTWLQNETMDLSFLQHIREVTGYVLISYVRVAQIILPQLQIIRGRTLFKLKVREEEFAMLVTMSSALTLELPALRDVLRGSVGIYNNYNLCHVKTINWDEIITGINATYVFVYSFNVPERECPPCHPSCEAGCWGDGAHNCQKFSKTNCSPQCAQGRCFGPNPRDCCNTFCAGGCTGPLPSQCLACRNFYDEGTCSQECPPMQKYNPTTYSWEPNPDGKYAYGATCVRNCPEHLLKDNGACVRSCPPNKTAVNGECIPCNVTCPKTCRAEKPIHSGNIDSFKDCTIIDGSIEILEMTFTGFQQINPDYSFGDRYPKMEPNALEVFSTVREVTGYLNVQAHHPNFTNLSYFRNLEVIGGRQVVENLFASLYIVKTSLKSLGLKSLKRVNSGAIAIMENRQLCFAEKIAWNKLVKSKDHKQIIQKNSDIRNCEKANLVCDTECSSDGCWGPGPDQCLYCENYKFGETCIQNCTVLPGLYKAGTKICKQCHSECLDGCTGPTRANCTKCKHVRDGPYCVAVCPASRYATENGTCQPCHQNCFNGCTGANNTVGEGGCNSCKKAIISVEATVESCLKENEPCPDGYYNEWVGNVKPLEGKVKVVCRKCHPLCYKCTGFGIHQQVCQVCNGFKRGDQCEDECPSDHFTDDVNRLCTPCHHECRGCVGPSSTDCIKCQNLKIFLGDSNSKEFNCTDSCPVDIPHKIYFDELLQNPIDEPYCSALANGLPNMATAKISTVIVVILVLALILLVILAIIGYTCRQKAKAKKEAVKMTMVLTGCEDNEPLRPTNVKPNLAKLRIVKEAELRRGGMLGFGAFGKVYKGVWVPEGENVKIPVAIKVLKEGTGANSSKEFLEEAYIMASVEHPNLLQLLAVCMTNQMMLITQLMPLGCLLDYVRTYKEKIGSKAFLNWCTQIARGMAYLEEKRLVHRDLAARNVLVQTPNCVKITDFGLAKLLDINEDEYKAAGGKMPIKWLALECVQHRIFTHKSDVWAFGVTIWEILSYGARPYANISARNVPELIENGLKLPQPSICTLDIYCIMVSCWMLDADSRPTFKQLADTFAEMARDPGRYLVIPGDKFMRLPSYSTQDEKELIRNLSSAMDGPEPLVEADEYLQPKFNTMPGSTTTNTTVTIEAQSSKPCASATWVNNITGQEGAIIDTSNRSEGWDRDLLRYNNSRNPDGTEIRHYYNNGVCASDGTNSRYCSDPMKGRTDCLETKFDSMSKVKEAQVGNLKLNLPLDEDDYLMPSPQHTQNASAYMDLIGEGGEGTEGKDLRYSGFVASKRCIDNPEYLMSEQNIPPQTLGIPTEPVPLESLGTSESSTGETTPRPGTSKYLPQKSVEEESMSDHEYYNDLQRELQPLRRNETTV; encoded by the exons TTTGCATTGGCACCAATGGTCGGATGTCAGTGCCTTCGAATCGCGACACGCATTACAGAAATTTGCGCGATCGCTTCACCAACTGCACGTACGTCGATGGCAATCTAGAACTGACATGGCTTCAGAACGAAACTATGGACTTGTCGTTCTTGCAACACATCAGGGAAGTGACCGGCTACGTACTCATTTCGTACGTCAGAGTAGCACAAATCATTCTTCCGCAACTACAAATCATTCGCGGTCGAACTCTGTTTAAATTGAAAGTCCGAGAAGAAGAATTCGCTATGCTGGTCACAATGTCATCCGCCCTTACACTGGAACTTCCCGCGTTGCGCGATGTCCTGCGGGGTAGTGTAGGcatttataataactataatctGTGCCATGTCAAAACTATTAACTGGGATGAGATAATAACGGGTATAAATGCAACCTACGTATTCGTATATAGCTTTAACGTACCTGAGAGAGAATGTCCGCCGTGTCATCCGAGCTGCGAAGCTGGTTGCTGGGGCGATGGGGCCCATAATTGCCAAAAATTTTCGAAGACTAATTGCAGTCCGCAATGCGCTCAAGGGCGCTGTTTCGGGCCCAACCCTCGGGATTGTTGCAATACATTCTGCGCTGGAGGTTGTACGGGTCCATTGCCGAGTCAGTGTCTCGCCTGTCGTAATTTCTACGACGAAGGGACGTGTTCTCAAGAATGCCCGCCAATGCAAAAATATAACCCCACTACGTATTCCTGGGAGCCAAACCCGGACGGGAAATATGCTTATGGTGCAACATGTGTAAGAAACTGTCCTGAACATCTACTAAAAGACAATGGAGCGTGTGTACGTAGCTGCCCTCCTAATAAGACTGCAGTTAACGGCGAATGTATTCCTTGCAATGTGACTTGCCCGAAGACTTGCCGTGCGGAAAAACCTATTCACTCCGGAAACATTGATAGTTTCAAAGATTGCACAATCATTGATGGTTCTATAGAAATACTAGAGATGACTTTCACTGGATTTCAGCAGATTAATCCAGATTATTCATTCGGAGATCGTTACCCAAAAATGGAACCGAACGCTCTCGAGGTTTTCAGTACAGTCCGAGAAGTAACCGGCTATTTGAATGTCCAAGCTCACCACCCGAATTTCACTAATCTCTCTTACTTTAGAAACTTAGAAGTGATTGGGGGACGACAAGTCGTCGAAAACTTGTTCGCCTCACTTTACATCGTAAAAACATCCTTGAAATCTCTCGGactcaaatctttaaaaagaGTAAACTCTGGCGCAATAGCCATTATGGAAAATAGACAGCTATGTTTTGCCGAAAAAATTGCATGGAATAAGTTAGTTAAGTCAAAAGACCATAAACAGATAATTCAGAAGAATAGCGACATACGGAACTGTG AAAAAGCGAATTTGGTGTGTGACACTGAATGTTCATCAGATGGTTGCTGGGGCCCTGGACCAGACCAATGCCTCTACTGCGAAAACTATAAATTCGGAGAAACATGTATTCAGAATTGCACAGTGCTTCCAgg attgTATAAGGCGGGTACGAAAATATGCAAGCAGTGCCATTCGGAGTGTTTGGATGGATGCACAGGACCGACCAGAGCTAATTGTACTAAATGTAAGCACGTGCGTGATGGTCCATACTGTGTCGCTGTATGTCCAGCTTCTAGATATGCAACAGAGAATGGGACATGTCAACCCTGTCACCAGAACTGTTTCAATGGATGCACGGGAGCTAATAATACTGTAGGCGAGGGAGGTTGCAACTCTTGCAAGAAAGCTATAATCAGTGTCGAAGCAACTGTCGAAAGCTGTCTTAAAGAGAACGAACCCTGCCCTGATGGGTATTACAATGAGTGGGTCGGTAATGTTAAGCCTCTTGAAGGAAAGGTTAAAGTGGTGTGCAGGAAATGCCACCCACTGTGTTACAAATGTACCGGCTTTGGAATACATCAACAAGTGTGTCAAGTTTGCAACGGATTCAAACGAGGTGATCAATGTGAAGATGAGTGTCCCTCGGATCACTTCACTGATGACGTCAATCGTCTTTGTACTCCTTGTCATCATGAATGTAGAGGTTGCGTTGGGCCATCATCAACTGACTGTATCAAATGCCAAAATTTGAAGATATTTCTCGGCGACTCAAATTCTAAGGAATTCAATTGTACTGATAGTTGTCCTGTTGACATACCacataagatttattttgaCGAGCTCCTTCAAAATCCCATAGACGAACCCTATTGTTCAGCATTAGCCAATGGCCTTCCTAATATGGCCACAGCAAAGATATCTACAGTAATTGTGGTGATTCTTGTATTGGCCCTCATATTACTAGTAATTCTTGCTATAATTGGCTATACGTGTAGGCAAAAGGCGAAGGCTAAAAAAGAAGCCGTTAAAATGACCATGGTTCTTACTGGTTGTGAAGATAATGAACCATTAAGACCTACTAATGTCAAACCAAATCTAGCGAAATTAAGAATCGTTAAAGAAGCAGAACTTCGTAGGGGAGGAATGTTAGGTTTCGGCGCATTCGGTAAGGTGTATAAAGGAGTTTGGGTTCCCGAAGGAGAAAATGTTAAAATACCAGTCGCTATCAAAGTTTTAAAAGAAGGTACAGGAGCAAACTCAAGTAAGGAATTTTTGGAAGAAGCCTATATAATGGCTAGTGTCGAACATCCAAACTTACTTCAATTGCTGGCTGTATGCATGACCAATCAGATGATGCTGATTACGCAACTGATGCCTCTTGGTTGTTTACTAGACTATGTCAGGacgtataaagaaaaaataggatctaaagcatttttaaattggTGTACTCAAATAGCTCGTGGTATGGCTTATTTAGAAGAAAAAAGGTTAGTTCATAGAGACTTAGCGGCTAGAAATGTCTTAGTACAAACACCGAATTGTGTAAAAATAACTGATTTCGGACTGGCAAAGTTACTAGATATCAATGAAGATGAGTACAAAGCGGCCGGAGGTAAAATGCCTATAAAATGGCTGGCGTTAGAATGCGTCCAGCATAGAATTTTTACACATAAAAGTGACGTGTGGGCTTTTGGTGTAACTATTTGGGAAATCTTAAGTTATGGAGCAAGACCTTACGCTAACATATCAGCTAGAAATGTTCCAGAGTTGATAGAAAATGGCTTGAAATTACCACAGCCCAGTATTTGCACTTTGGACATATACTGTATTATGGTGTCTTGTTGGATGCTCGATGCAGACAGTCGACCAACATTTAAACAACTTGCCGATACATTTGCTGAAATGGCACGCGATCCTGGTCGCTACCTGGTCATTCCTGGAGACAAATTTATGCGACTCCCATCTTATTCAACTCAG GATGAAAAGGAACTGATTAGAAACCTCTCTTCGGCCATGGACGGTCCAGAACCGTTAGTAGAAGCAGATGAGTATTTGCAACCAAAGTTCAATACTATGCCCGGATCGACGACTACAAACACGACAGTCACAATCGAAGCGCAATCGAGCAAGCCGTGTGCATCCGCCACCTGGGTTAACAATATAACCGGCCAAGAGGGTGCCATCATTGACACTTCCAATAGATCGGAAGGTTGGGATCGAGACTTACTGCGGTACAATAATTCCCGGAATCCTGATGGAACCGAAATacgacattattataataatggagTGTGTGCTTCTGATGGCACGAATTCCAGGTATTGTAGCGACCCTATGAAAGGAAGAACAGACTGCTTGGAAACGAAGTTCGACAGCATGTCAAAGGTCAAAGAAGCACAAGTTGGAAATCTAAAACTAAACTTGCCTTTGGACGAGGACGACTATCTGATGCCTTCACCGCAACACACCCAGAACGCGTCGGCTTATATGGATCTGATTGGAGAAGGTGGCGAGGGTACGGAGGGAAAGGACTTACGTTACAGTGGTTTCGTCGCATCTAAAAGGTGCATAGATAACCCAGAATATCTCATGTCCGAGCAAAATATACCTCCACAGACATTAGGAATCCCGACCGAGCCGGTACCGCTCGAATCTCTAGGCACCAGCGAGAGCAGTACGGGTGAAACCACGCCGAGACCGGGTACCAGCAAGTACCTACCACAGAAGTCGGTAGAAGAGGAATCCATGTCCGACCACGAGTACTATAACGACTTGCAGCGCGAGCTGCAGCCGCTGAGGCGGAACGAGACTACGGTGTAA
- the LOC124543230 gene encoding dnaJ homolog subfamily C member 22, which yields MSVKGANMPGKKSVIWAYVLWLFGGIFGVHHFYLRRDKHAFVWWSTLGGFGIGWLGEMFCIPRYVKDANEDPNYMQDLVKRMVQNKKPPFSMNRFTGMLMVGYSWGQMMMLAVPPDDFWGINFRYLNCLIPLVAALGVWTVGNIGRERGSLKWPVLAAYAVYPLRYYIYDESVWFTLMVLASALAFDSFSKQWRRTPPKRTHVVRRIVVLALCAGLYLGLWCSYLYFHGTITDSEGDEVPVYEALHHFFTSPWWLDVKQCLIDTYQFAQHHGWYEVWKQIIDLSDPHGEQNAYKVLDLGRDASQQEITSRWRKLSREHHPDKAKPEHRREAQERFMDIQRAYEILSSSKHRRSRRNKKDNSDQ from the exons ATGTCCGTTAAAGGAGCCAATATGCCTGGCAAAAAGTCTGTTATTTGGGCTTATGTATTGTGGTTGTTTGGTGGAATATTCGGGGTCCATCATTTCTACTTGCGTCGAGATAAGCATGCTTTCGTGTGGTGGTCGACTCTAGGAGGTTTTGGTATCGGCTGGTTGGGAGAAATGTTTTGTATCCCGCGCTATGTGAAGGACGCTAATGAAGATCCAAATTACATGCAAGATTTAGTCAAGAGAATGGTTCAGAACAAGAAG CCTCCATTTTCCATGAACCGCTTCACTGGAATGCTCATGGTTGGGTATTCTTGGGGTCAAATGATGATGTTAGCGGTTCCACCTGATGACTTTTGGGGCATCAATTTCAGATACCTAAACTGTCTCATACCACTTGTAGCAGCACTCG GTGTATGGACAGTGGGTAATATAGGCAGAGAGAGGGGTAGCCTGAAGTGGCCAGTGCTAGCAGCTTACGCGGTGTACCCCCTACGTTACTACATTTACGACGAGAGTGTGTGGTTCACGCTCATGGTGCTGGCCTCAGCCTTGGCATTCGACTCATTCTCCAAGCAGTGGCGCAGGACTCCCCCAAAACGTACCCATGTGGTCAG ACGTATCGTGGTGTTGGCTCTGTGCGCTGGCCTGTACCTCGGATTGTGGTGCAGCTACCTCTACTTCCACGGCACCATCACTGACAGCGAGGGTGATGAAGTGCCCGTCTACGAAGCCCTACATCATTTCTTTACTAGCCCCTG GTGGCTGGATGTGAAGCAGTGCCTCATCGACACGTACCAGTTCGCGCAGCACCACGGCTGGTACGAGGTGTGGAAGCAGATCATAGACCTGTCCGACCCGCATGGGGAACAGAACGCCTACAAG GTCCTCGACCTTGGTCGTGATGCGAGCCAACAGGAGATCACGTCTCGCTGGCGGAAGCTGTCCCGTGAGCACCACCCGGACAAGGCTAAACCAGAGCATCGCAGGGAAGCTCAAGAACGGTTTATGGACATCCAGCGCGCTTACGAGATCCTCTCCAGTAGCAAGCACCGGCGGTCGAGACGCAACAAGAAGGACAACTCTGACCAGTAA